In Cyclopterus lumpus isolate fCycLum1 chromosome 9, fCycLum1.pri, whole genome shotgun sequence, a single genomic region encodes these proteins:
- the mmp11a gene encoding stromelysin-3: MRTSLLVCCCVFTLQCLPARGSGGGHGLAPVSEKLPDLKQRGKLPHVQDVVKEASWPTNASNAWNRPRCGVPDYPAHKEVRHRGRHRQRRFVLYGGRLEKTDLTYRIVRFPWQIGEEKVRRVFREALKIWSDVTPLTFTEVQGEKADIRIDFTRYWHGDNLPFDGPGGILAHAFFPKTHRQGDIHFDYDESWTLGNHMGTDLLQVAAHEFGHVLGLQHSREPGAVMSAYYSFSYPLRLSEDDKRGIQYLYGARPKVPPSPPPPPPPPPPPPPPPPPPSNPETNEIVRNPDACQTGFDAVSVIRGELFFFRSGYVWRIRDGRLEAGYPALASRHWRGIPDDIDAAFEDESGNIWFFQGESYWVFDAEMQIKGPESIRSLGLSVSGIQAALRWGHDSNFNTYFFKSGGYWRFSPRDRRVESVYPRSMQDWSGIPEDVDATFRDVYGYAHFIRGRQYWKFDPVGRNSLEGYPRYIGVDFFGCRNA; this comes from the exons ATGCGGACTTCTCTGCTCGTGTGCTGCTGCGTCTTCACGCTGCAATGCCTCCCCGCGCGGGGGTCCGGCGGCGGCCACGGACTGGCCCCG gTCTCTGAAAAGTTGCCCGACCTGAAGCAGAGGGGGAAGCTTCCTCACGTTCAGGACGTAGTCAAAGAGGCGAGTTGGCCGACCAACGCCTCCAACGCGTGGAACCGACCTCGCTGTGGCGTCCCGGACTACCCGGCCCACAAGGAGGTGCGTCATCGGGGGCGACACCGCCAGAGACGCTTCGTCCTGTACGGAGGTCGTCTGGAGAAGACGGACCTCACCTACAG GATCGTCCGGTTCCCCTGGCAGATAGGCGAGGAAAAGGTTCGCCGTGTCTTTCGGGAGGCGCTGAAAATCTGGAGCGACGTGACGCCGCTCACCTTCACCGAGGTCCAAGGCGAGAAGGCCGACATCCGCATCGACTTCACGAG GTACTggcacggagacaacctccccTTCGACGGCCCGGGTGGGATTCTCGCTCACGCCTTCTTCCCCAAAACGCACCGACAGGGCGACATCCACTTCGACTACGACGAGTCGTGGACCCTCGGGAACCACATGG GGACGGACCTCCTCCAGGTGGCCGCCCACGAGTTTGGCCACGTCCTGGGCCTGCAGCACTCCCGCGAGCCGGGGGCCGTCATGTCGGCGTACTACTCCTTCTCCTACCCGCTGAGGCTGAGCGAGGACGACAAGCGAGGCATCCAGTATCTTTACGGCGCTCGTCCGAAGGTCCCGCCCTCGCCTCCGCCccctcctccgccgccgccccctccgccccctcctccGCCGCCCCCTTCGAACCCGGAGACCAATGAGATCGTCAGGAAT CCCGACGCTTGCCAGACGGGCTTCGACGCCGTGTCCGTGATCCGGGGCGAGCTGTTCTTCTTCAGGTCGGGCTACGTGTGGCGGATCCGGGACGGCCGTCTGGAGGCCGGCTACCCGGCGCTGGCGTCCCGTCACTGGCGAGGGATCCCCGACGACATCGACGCCGCCTTTGAGGACGAGTCGGGGAACATTTGGTTCTTTCAAG GTGAGAGCTACTGGGTGTTCGATGCCGAGATGCAGATCAAAGGGCCGGAGTCCATCAGGAGTTTGGGTCTGTCGGTGTCCGGGATCCAGGCGGCGCTGCGCTGGGGCCACGACTCCAACTTCAACACCTACTTCTTCAAGTCGGGCGGCTACTGGAGGTTCAGCCCCCGCGACCGCCGGGTGGAGTCGGTGTACCCGCGCAGCATGCAGGACTGGAGCGGCATCCCCGAGGACGTGGACGCCACGTTCAGGGACGTCTACG GCTACGCTCACTTCATCCGAGGTCGACAGTACTGGAAGTTCGACCCCGTCGGCAGGAACTCTCTGGAGGGATACCCGCGCTACATCGGCGTGGATTTCTTCGGCTGTAGAAACGCGTGA
- the LOC117736403 gene encoding derlin-2-like, which translates to MALSFTQEYFHIPAVTRAYTTACVLTTAAVQLEVVAPFQLYFNPDLIIRRYQIWRLITSFLFFGSLGFSFVFNIIFLYRYCRMLEEGCFRGRRADFVFLFLFGGIVMTLLGLLAPVSFLGPAFTVMLVYVWSRRHPLVRVNFFGLLNFRAPLLPWVLAGFSLLLGNSVAVDLLGISVGHMYYFLEDVFPNQPGGRKLLTTPELLRALFDRPDDPDDPDDRLLRDEQQGDDLHD; encoded by the exons aTGGCTCTCAGCTTCACTCAGGAGTATTTTCACATCCCAGCGGTGACCCGAGCGTACACGACCGCCTGCGTCCTCACCACCGCTGCCGTG CAACTCGAGGTCGTCGCCCCCTTCCAGCTCTACTTTAACCCCGACCTCATCATCAGAAGATACCAG atATGGCGTCTCATAAccagcttcctcttctttgGTTCCCTTGGATTCAGTTTCGTGTTCAACATCATCTTCCT TTACCGATACTGTCGGATGCTGGAAGAAGGCTGCTTCCGGGGCCGGAGGGCGGACTTTGTTTTCCTGTTCCTGTTTGGAGGGATCGTCATGACG CTGCTCGGCCTGTTGGCCCCTGTCTCCTTCCTGGGCCCGGCCTTCACCGTCATGCTGGTGTACGTGTGGAGTAGAAGACATCCGCTGGTCCGCGTGAACTTCTTCGGCCTGCTGAACTTCCGGGCGCCGCTGCTCCCCTGGGTGCTGGCGGGCTTCTCGCTGCTGCTCGGGAACTCCGTGGCGGTCGACCTGCTCG GTATCAGCGTCGGCCACATGTACTACTTCCTGGAGGACGTGTTTCCCAACCAGCCGGGAGGAAGGAAGCTGCTGACGACGCCAGAACTTCT ACGGGCCTTGTTCGACCGGCCGGACGACCCCGACGACCCCGACGACCGTCTCCTGCGAGACGAGCAGCAGGGCGACGATCTGCACGACTAG
- the smarcb1a gene encoding SWI/SNF-related matrix-associated actin-dependent regulator of chromatin subfamily B member 1-A codes for MALSKTFGQKPVKFQLEEDGDFYMIGSEVGNYLRMFRGSLYKRYPSLWRKLASVEERKKIVESSHDHGYTQLATSVTLLKASEVEEILEGNDEKYKAISISTEPPAYLREQKGKRNSQWVPTLPNSSHHLDAVPCSTTINRSRLGRDKKRTFPLCFDDHDPAVIHENATQSEVLVPIRLDMEIEGQKLRDAFTWNMNEKLMTPEMFAEILCDDLDLNPLAFVPAIASAIRQQIESYPTDGVLEEQTDQRVIIKLNIHVGNISLVDQFEWDMSERENSPEKFALKLCSELGLGGEFVTTIAYSIRGQLSWHQRTYAFSENPLPTVEIAIRNTGDADQWCPLLETLTDAEMEKKIRDQDRNTRRMRRLANTAPAW; via the exons ATGGCGCTTAGCAAAACGTTTGGACAGAAACCTGTGAAGTTTCAGCTCGAGGAGGATGGAGACTTTTACATGATCGGATCGGAG gtgGGAAACTACCTGCGCATGTTCAGAGGCTCACTGTATAAAAGATACCCGTCGTTATGGAGAAAACTGGCTTCAGTAGAAGAACGGAAGAAAATAGTGGAATCCTCACACG ATCACGGCTACACTCAGCTGGCCACCAGCGTCACTCTGCTGAAGGCCTCGGAGGTCGAGGAGATCCTGGAGGGCAACGATGAGAAGTACAAAGCCATCTCCATCAGCACGGAGCCCCCCGCCTACCTCAG GGAGCAGAAGGGCAAGAGGAACAGTCAGTGGGTTCCCACGCTGCCCAACAGCTCCCACCACCTGGACGCGGTTCcctgctccaccaccatcaACCGCAGCCGGCTGGGCCGCGACAAGAAGAGGACGTTCCCGCTGTG CTTCGACGACCACGACCCGGCGGTGATCCACGAGAACGCCACTCAGTCCGAAGTCCTGGTTCCGATCCGTCTGGACATGGAGATCGAGGGTCAGAAGCTGAGAGACGCGTTCACCTGGAACATGAACG AGAAGCTGATGACGCCCGAGATGTTCGCCGAGATCCTCTGCGACGACCTGGACCTGAACCCGCTGGCCTTCGTGCCGGCCATCGCCTCCGCCATCCGGCAGCAGATCGAGTCGTACCCGACGGACGGCGTCCTGGAGGAGCAGACTGACCAGAGGGTCATCATCAAGCTGAACATCCACGTGGGGAACATCTCGCTGGTGGACCAGTTCGAGTGGGACATGTCGGAGCGCGAGAACTCGCCCGAGAAGTTCGCCCTGAAGCTCTGCTCCGAGCTCGGCCTCGGGGGAGAGTTCGTCACCACCATCGCCTACAGCATCCGCGGCCAGCTGAGCTGGCACCAGAGGACGTACGCCTTCAG tgaaaACCCGCTCCCCACGGTGGAGATCGCCATCAGGAACACGGGCGACGCCGACCAGTGGTGCCCGCTGCTGGAGACGCTGACGGACGCcgagatggagaagaagatcAGGGACCAGGACAGAAACACCAG gCGGATGAGGCGGCTGGCGAACACGGCGCCCGCgtggtag